The following proteins are encoded in a genomic region of Oncorhynchus gorbuscha isolate QuinsamMale2020 ecotype Even-year linkage group LG11, OgorEven_v1.0, whole genome shotgun sequence:
- the LOC124047792 gene encoding cyclin-dependent kinase 2-associated protein 1-like has product MSLGMSYKPNVHQHIPGTSGNQVGNILGNIQSPSAANLATLQSYRPLVNDVYAPPSLGFSQGSSGNQVPQSKYSELLAIIEELGKEIRPTYAGSKSAMERLKRGIIHARGLVRECLAETERNARS; this is encoded by the exons ATGTCTCTCGGAATGTCTTACAAACCCAATGTCCACCAGCACATTCCAGGAACTTCCGGGAACCAGG TTGGAAACATCCTAGGAAACATCCAGTCTCCGTCTGCAGCCAACTTGGCCACTTTGCAGTCCTACAGGCCGCTGGTGAATGACGTTTACGCACCGCCCTCCTTGGGCTTCTCACAG GGATCCAGCGGCAACCAGGTGCCCCAGAGTAAGTATTCAGAGCTGCTGGCCATCATCGAGGAGCTGGGGAAGGAGATCCGTCCCACCTACGCCGGCAGCAAGAGCGCCATGGAGAGACTAAAACGGG GTATCATCCATGCCAGGGGACTGGTGCGGGAGTGCTTGGCAGAGACTGAGAGAAATGCCAGGTCCTAG